From the Paraflavitalea soli genome, the window AGTATGGGCAAGCCCTACATCTTCCAGGGCTTCCTGCACCATGCCATTTACTTCCTCTTGTGTGACCTGGATCCAGTGCCTGCGCAACGGAAATTCCAGGTTCTCCCGTACTGTCATGGAATCATACAAAGCATTGCTTTGAAAAAGAAAACCAATTTTGGCCCTGAGTTTGTCCAGCGCTTCGTGGTCCAGCATGGTAATGTCTTCGCCAAGTACTTCTATAGATCCACTGTCGGGTTCCAGTAATCCAATAATACATTTGATCAATACCGATTTGCCTGATCCGGATTTGCCCAGCACCACCAGGTTTTCACCTTTATCCAGCGTAAGGCTGAGGTCTTTCAACACCTGGTTATTGCCAAAGGATTTATTAAGGCCATGGATGGTCATCACCACATTCTTTGTTGGCTGTGTTTTTCCGGCTATGCTTGTTTGCTGTTGCCACATGACGGTTAGTTTAGACCGAGTGCATCGGTAACCTGTACAGCCAGCAGGTCTATGAGGAAAATAATAACCGAGGCTACTACTACGGCCGAATTGGCTGAACGCCCTACTCCTTCCGTTCCTTTATTGGAATGATAGCCTTTATAGCAACCAATGATACCCACGGCCAACCCAAAGAAAAAAGATTTTGTGAAGGCCGGCAGCACATCACTGAATTCCAGGTTATCGAATACCTGGGTGAAGAACAAAGAAAAGCTGGTGGCGCCCTTGATGTTGACACCCAGCCAGGAACCGTATAAAGACACTGCATCACCGAGCATCACCAGTACCGGCAACATCAGCATAGCGGCCAGCACCCTGGTCACTACCAGGTATTTGAAAGGATTGGTCCCGGATACTTCCATGGCGTCGATCTGTTCCGTCACTTTCATAGATCCCAGTTCGGCGCCAATGCTGCTGCCAATTTTGCCGGCAAAGATGAGCGCTGTGA encodes:
- a CDS encoding ABC transporter ATP-binding protein, with product MWQQQTSIAGKTQPTKNVVMTIHGLNKSFGNNQVLKDLSLTLDKGENLVVLGKSGSGKSVLIKCIIGLLEPDSGSIEVLGEDITMLDHEALDKLRAKIGFLFQSNALYDSMTVRENLEFPLRRHWIQVTQEEVNGMVQEALEDVGLAHTMDMMPAELSGGMQKRIALARTLILKPEIILYDEPTAGLDPITGREIIDLIMHIREKYGASALIISHDMNCVRLTSDRVIVLFDGRPYAEGTFQTLAGATDPQVKQFFQ
- a CDS encoding MlaE family ABC transporter permease — translated: MALPVKTRQFLEEAGSMSAFAGRFFTTVFKPRFEMGEFFRQCFIIGYRSLPLIALTAFIMGLVLTMQLRPSMIEYGVASQLPAMVGIAIVREIGPVITALIFAGKIGSSIGAELGSMKVTEQIDAMEVSGTNPFKYLVVTRVLAAMLMLPVLVMLGDAVSLYGSWLGVNIKGATSFSLFFTQVFDNLEFSDVLPAFTKSFFFGLAVGIIGCYKGYHSNKGTEGVGRSANSAVVVASVIIFLIDLLAVQVTDALGLN